One genomic segment of Paenibacillus sp. FSL H8-0332 includes these proteins:
- a CDS encoding AAA family ATPase: protein MKPILLKLSGLQSYRAQQEIDFASLTETGLFGIFGPTGSGKSSLLDAITLAMYGKVERAVNGTQGIMNHSEDQLSVAFTFELTSSSGARRYRVERKFKRTGEQSVSNTISRFIEVKADGDLVMADKLAEVTRCVEEHIGLKMDDFTRAVVLPQGKFAEFLSLRGVDRRQMLQRLFHLEQYGDGLALKLSRRVKENEAALRALEAEQQGLGSAGKADVEAAAIRVQEAIRHAADCRGRLTEAAERAERFVRIRELQEERARRESQRQALLAQEEQILLLEQKLGKADEAERRLPALKAWRSAEEAWKARAARAGGLEALAAAAVQEAAAGAEAEAAAQASLSAGEPALREEEGRYRRALELEAELGALHSERAALQARREEAARGLAAGREGLARERELLARGQKKQHELQQSLQPLAVRSQERQSLQEAMQRLQGLRSAEAQRESAERERQGRAAVLAAAEARLAAAGSRRQALDAGRGELLAAAALHQEELRTAEGAAGDAAGRLEEHISALEAALKEQEVHRLSQALAGELQEGVPCPVCGSEHHPSPAFHQQGDPEELDNRLRHVRVQARQALETRHLLRSLLEQDSSWLAQLGGIASEEALDQSAAGAAGVEPAADKTASISSHTVEAPKLSSSPGSNAESVTLSNSESHAAADSLNTSESLEASNLLTGSGSYAAPDSLNSSDSHAAPDSQAPAQLPDEQALSALNGQLSALNEQLPALRGRSAELRRAASDWQRSLQELEQTYHKEAAGAEAEKTWLQGLSAKAEELAASASKLREEWSRLFPELVPEEAERTYQEMLGKDERAEEIRSRLEISVKFLDEKSLAVQTLNEQLAGLDKELAQWDAQLEGKEALARDKEQRLREGTGGEPAGALLAGCERRLLELQTALERSRQEHRRAADKAQQQTREAAVARQAAESAQEHYTAAAAQWEESLQSSPFTSAAEVEASSLETGERAQAAERVKSYREEEAECLLQLRSIEVKLAGAVLSSEEWQESQETLLRCKEDDEASLQARARAERDLEDLEQRHIRWVELEDKRAGHAAMQERLSKLQTVLRGNAFVEYIAEEQLMQVCQAASQRLRFLSKQRYALEVDSGGGFVIRDDGNGGVRRPVSTLSGGETFLTSLSLALALSAQIQLRGQYPLQFFFLDEGFGTLDPDLLDTVITSLERLHNDQLSVGIISHVPELRARLPRKLIVVPAEQGGGGSTILLEKM from the coding sequence TTGAAGCCGATACTATTGAAATTATCCGGGCTGCAGAGTTACCGGGCGCAGCAGGAGATTGATTTTGCCAGCTTGACCGAGACAGGGCTGTTCGGGATCTTCGGTCCGACGGGCAGCGGCAAATCCAGTCTGCTGGATGCCATTACACTGGCGATGTACGGCAAAGTGGAGCGCGCCGTGAACGGAACCCAGGGGATTATGAACCATTCCGAGGACCAGCTCAGCGTGGCCTTCACCTTCGAGCTGACCTCCTCTTCCGGGGCACGGCGCTATCGTGTGGAACGGAAGTTCAAACGCACCGGGGAGCAGTCGGTCAGCAATACGATCAGCCGGTTCATTGAGGTCAAGGCTGACGGGGATCTTGTGATGGCCGACAAGCTGGCGGAGGTTACGCGCTGTGTCGAAGAGCACATCGGGCTGAAGATGGATGACTTCACCCGGGCTGTTGTGCTGCCGCAGGGCAAATTCGCCGAGTTCCTGTCGCTGCGGGGCGTGGACCGCAGGCAGATGCTCCAGCGTCTGTTCCATCTGGAACAGTACGGCGACGGGCTGGCACTGAAGCTGAGCCGCCGCGTCAAGGAGAACGAGGCAGCGCTGCGCGCTCTGGAAGCCGAGCAGCAGGGGCTGGGCAGCGCGGGCAAGGCAGATGTGGAAGCGGCCGCCATCCGTGTGCAGGAGGCGATCCGTCATGCGGCGGATTGCCGGGGGCGGCTCACGGAGGCTGCGGAGCGCGCAGAGCGCTTCGTCCGCATCCGCGAGCTGCAGGAGGAACGGGCCCGCCGCGAGTCGCAGCGGCAGGCTCTTCTGGCCCAGGAGGAGCAGATCCTCCTCCTGGAGCAGAAGCTCGGCAAGGCGGACGAGGCCGAGCGGAGATTGCCCGCGCTGAAGGCTTGGCGCAGCGCGGAGGAGGCCTGGAAGGCCCGGGCGGCACGCGCCGGGGGCCTTGAGGCCTTGGCCGCCGCTGCCGTGCAGGAGGCGGCGGCTGGGGCGGAAGCGGAAGCAGCGGCCCAGGCCTCGCTGTCCGCAGGCGAGCCGGCCCTTCGCGAGGAGGAGGGCCGGTACCGGCGCGCGCTCGAGCTTGAGGCCGAGCTCGGCGCGCTGCACAGCGAGCGGGCGGCGCTGCAGGCGCGCCGCGAGGAAGCCGCCCGGGGCTTGGCCGCCGGGCGGGAGGGCCTGGCCCGGGAGCGTGAGCTTTTGGCCCGCGGCCAAAAGAAACAGCACGAGCTGCAGCAGAGCCTGCAGCCGCTGGCGGTCCGCTCCCAGGAGCGGCAGTCTCTGCAGGAAGCCATGCAGAGACTGCAGGGGCTGCGTTCTGCCGAGGCCCAGCGGGAATCGGCAGAACGTGAACGGCAGGGCCGCGCGGCGGTGCTCGCAGCGGCGGAGGCGCGGCTGGCCGCCGCCGGGTCCCGGCGGCAGGCGCTGGATGCCGGGCGCGGGGAACTGCTGGCCGCCGCCGCCCTGCACCAGGAAGAGCTGCGGACGGCCGAAGGGGCAGCGGGGGACGCTGCCGGCCGCCTGGAGGAGCACATCAGCGCGCTGGAGGCTGCGCTGAAGGAGCAGGAGGTTCACCGGCTCTCGCAGGCGCTCGCCGGTGAACTCCAGGAAGGGGTTCCCTGCCCGGTATGCGGCAGTGAGCACCACCCCTCCCCTGCGTTTCATCAGCAGGGGGACCCTGAGGAGCTGGACAACCGGCTCCGCCATGTCCGCGTTCAGGCCCGGCAGGCGCTGGAGACGCGCCATCTGCTGCGCAGCCTGCTGGAGCAGGACAGCTCGTGGCTCGCTCAGCTAGGGGGAATTGCGTCCGAAGAGGCGCTGGACCAGTCCGCCGCTGGCGCAGCCGGGGTAGAGCCGGCTGCGGACAAGACGGCAAGCATTTCTTCCCACACCGTAGAAGCACCCAAGCTCTCAAGTAGTCCGGGCTCCAATGCCGAATCTGTTACTCTCAGCAATTCCGAGTCCCACGCCGCTGCAGATTCCTTAAACACTTCGGAGTCTCTTGAGGCTTCCAATCTCTTAACCGGTTCCGGCTCCTATGCAGCACCTGACTCTCTGAATAGTTCGGATTCACACGCCGCACCCGACTCCCAGGCACCCGCGCAGCTCCCGGACGAACAAGCCCTATCTGCGCTGAATGGCCAGTTGTCTGCCTTGAATGAGCAGCTGCCCGCGCTGCGAGGCCGCTCCGCAGAGCTGCGCCGTGCGGCCTCGGACTGGCAGCGTTCTCTACAGGAGCTTGAGCAGACGTATCACAAGGAAGCGGCAGGTGCCGAAGCGGAGAAGACCTGGCTGCAGGGGCTGTCTGCCAAGGCAGAGGAGCTGGCCGCTTCAGCCAGCAAGCTAAGGGAGGAATGGAGCCGTCTCTTTCCGGAGCTTGTCCCGGAGGAAGCGGAAAGAACGTATCAGGAGATGCTTGGCAAGGATGAACGCGCCGAGGAGATTCGCAGCCGGCTGGAGATCAGCGTCAAGTTCCTGGACGAGAAAAGCCTCGCCGTGCAGACGCTGAACGAGCAGCTGGCCGGATTGGACAAGGAGCTGGCGCAGTGGGATGCGCAGCTTGAAGGCAAAGAGGCGCTTGCCCGCGATAAAGAGCAGCGCCTGCGCGAAGGGACCGGCGGCGAGCCTGCCGGAGCGCTGCTGGCAGGATGTGAACGCAGATTGCTGGAGCTGCAGACTGCGCTGGAACGCAGCCGGCAGGAACACCGCCGGGCAGCGGACAAGGCGCAGCAGCAGACCCGTGAAGCTGCGGTTGCCCGCCAGGCGGCAGAATCGGCGCAGGAGCATTATACCGCTGCCGCCGCCCAGTGGGAGGAGAGTCTGCAGTCTTCGCCGTTCACTTCGGCCGCCGAGGTGGAGGCTTCATCGCTGGAGACCGGAGAACGGGCACAGGCCGCCGAACGTGTGAAGTCCTACCGCGAAGAGGAGGCGGAGTGCTTGCTGCAGCTGCGGAGCATTGAAGTGAAGCTGGCTGGAGCGGTGCTCAGCAGTGAAGAATGGCAGGAGAGCCAGGAAACGCTGCTAAGGTGTAAAGAGGACGATGAAGCCTCGCTTCAGGCCCGTGCTCGGGCAGAGCGGGATCTGGAGGATCTGGAGCAGCGCCATATCCGCTGGGTAGAGCTGGAGGACAAGCGGGCCGGACATGCGGCGATGCAGGAGCGTCTATCCAAGCTGCAGACCGTACTGCGCGGAAATGCTTTTGTGGAGTACATTGCAGAGGAGCAGCTGATGCAGGTATGCCAGGCTGCGTCGCAGCGGCTACGGTTCCTGAGCAAGCAGCGTTATGCGCTGGAGGTGGATTCAGGCGGGGGCTTCGTCATCCGGGATGACGGGAACGGCGGCGTAAGGCGTCCGGTGTCCACGTTATCCGGGGGAGAGACCTTCCTGACCTCCCTATCGCTGGCGCTTGCCCTGTCAGCCCAGATTCAGCTGCGCGGACAATATCCGCTGCAATTCTTTTTCCTGGATGAGGGCTTCGGCACCCTGGACCCGGATTTGCTCGACACCGTCATTACTTCACTGGAGAGACTGCATAATGACCAGCTGTCCGTGGGCATCATCAGCCATGTTCCCGAACTTCGGGCCCGCCTGCCGCGCAAGCTGATTGTAGTTCCAGCAGAGCAGGGCGGCGGGGGTTCAACCATTCTTTTGGAAAAAATGTGA
- a CDS encoding exonuclease SbcCD subunit D: MRILHTGDWHLGRTLEGRSRQKEQEQFVDELVEIADSSGADLILMAGDVYDSVNPPAAAEQLFYDAAARLTAGGRPLVVISGNHDQPERVASVSPLVRRQGITLIGLPTSEPVTVHAARTGEVAKIAALPYPSEARLGELLAGDSGEAELRLAYSARVGRLMNLLGREFTPQTVNLAMSHIYVLGGVESDSERPIQVGGAYTVDPSALSCGAQYTALGHLHRAQRVKGDGMIRYSGSPLAYSFSEAGQAKSVAMIDVAPGGEPVFEEIYLSCGRPLVNWKSTGGLQEVYGWLDEGRDAGAFIDLELRLTEAMSMNDIQRLRKSREGIVHIRPIYPQMEQELEELSRSRMPVQELFRRFYQRQTGGAEPDDSLIALFLELAEEERHEAAEGEEN; the protein is encoded by the coding sequence ATGCGCATATTGCATACGGGAGACTGGCATCTGGGGCGGACGCTGGAGGGCCGAAGCCGGCAGAAGGAGCAGGAGCAGTTCGTGGATGAGCTGGTGGAGATTGCCGATTCCTCTGGGGCAGATCTGATTCTGATGGCGGGGGATGTCTATGATTCGGTGAATCCTCCAGCTGCAGCTGAGCAGCTGTTCTATGACGCGGCGGCCAGACTGACGGCAGGCGGCCGTCCGCTGGTGGTTATTTCGGGCAATCACGACCAGCCGGAGCGCGTAGCTTCCGTGTCCCCGCTTGTCCGCAGGCAGGGGATTACGCTCATCGGACTGCCGACTTCGGAGCCGGTCACAGTGCATGCGGCCAGAACCGGCGAGGTTGCCAAAATCGCTGCGCTCCCTTACCCCTCCGAAGCCCGGCTGGGCGAGCTGCTCGCCGGGGACAGCGGAGAGGCTGAGCTGCGGCTGGCTTACAGCGCCCGGGTCGGGCGGCTGATGAATCTCCTTGGACGCGAGTTCACCCCGCAGACTGTCAATCTGGCGATGAGCCATATTTATGTGCTGGGCGGCGTGGAGAGTGACTCCGAACGGCCGATCCAGGTCGGCGGTGCGTATACCGTTGATCCTTCGGCACTCTCTTGCGGCGCGCAATATACGGCACTTGGGCATCTTCACCGCGCCCAGCGGGTCAAGGGCGACGGGATGATCCGCTACAGCGGCTCCCCGCTGGCTTACAGCTTCTCTGAAGCAGGTCAGGCCAAGTCGGTGGCCATGATTGATGTCGCACCCGGCGGGGAGCCGGTGTTCGAGGAGATCTATCTCTCCTGCGGGCGGCCGCTGGTCAACTGGAAGTCCACCGGCGGATTGCAGGAGGTCTACGGCTGGCTGGATGAGGGCAGGGACGCCGGGGCGTTCATTGATCTGGAGCTGCGCCTCACCGAGGCTATGTCCATGAATGATATCCAGCGGCTGCGCAAGTCACGGGAAGGCATCGTCCATATCCGGCCAATCTATCCGCAGATGGAGCAGGAGCTGGAAGAGCTGTCCCGCTCCCGCATGCCGGTACAGGAGCTGTTCCGGAGGTTCTATCAGCGCCAGACCGGCGGTGCGGAGCCGGATGACAGCCTGATTGCGCTGTTCCTGGAGCTGGCGGAAGAAGAGCGGCACGAAGCTGCGGAAGGGGAGGAGAATTGA
- a CDS encoding UvrD-helicase domain-containing protein has protein sequence MSTRPVPETKPEGSLWSDDQWRAIAESGSDILVAAAAGSGKTAVLVERIIRKISNEEAGFSVDRLLVATFTKAAASEMRQRIREALERKLEEDSEGGNEYLRRQLALLGRASITTLHSFCLEVIRRYYQMIPIDPGFRILNEHEAEMMRQELLEELLEEKYGEVAEDGEDTLFVQLADWFSGERSDDAVHSLIQRLHDFARSHPWPAQWLRDTAADFALPDAEALSHTPWVQSILAEAQLTLKGAISQLEQGRDIALQPGGPAPYAENLTADLEMAQSLLDAVDSQPWAGLYDIFMEISFGKLKPCKKDATDPLLQESVKAIRDQVKKSLLELQKSLFGRPAESFLGELHTAAPLMQELAETVIAFGERYRLEKAGRGLVDFSDLEHYCLQILRHPDSQPGHSLPSDAAMEYRSQFDEVLLDEYQDTNSVQEEIVRLISRESPGNRFMVGDMKQSIYRFRLAEPGLFLDKYRRFSNEPGQEEREDGLVIDLARNFRSRLEVVNAVNMVFRQIMDSNVAEISYDERAELVYGANFPGAAEKGPDTYFAPELLLIDKGASPPGPAEEAAESDELPLLELEAAESETAQLEARAIARRISQMTGMTGGEPLLIYDKGLRIMRPVVYGDIVILLRSARVWTPLMIEELRGEGIPAYGDQNKGYFQATEVEIALSLLQIVDNPRQDIPLAGVLRSPVVNLREEELAKVRLCSRGTFYDALVAASEAGEALRNNPPDLFREAALLAGQDAGTGDTAGETAAASELTPSSGDESVQEYMAVGTDASAALQDIPLTLQRKLKSFLDRLENWRNAARQGSLSELIWRIYRESGYLEWVGGLPGGFQRQNNLKALYDRAVQFENETSARGLFRFLVFISRLRENGGDLGVAGGASEEAGGVRIMTIHKSKGLEFPVVFLAGMAKMFNRQDLHSPFLMHKELGFGPRFVERETRVSYPTLPYLAINRRSRLELLAEEMRVLYVGLTRPRDKMILVGTVRDLPRTVSGWAAMQGREELLLADHLLARGRSYLDWVGPALIRHPAAAILRKLAGSEGPVSTVLHGDESNWSITVTGAAELSPGAFLAGDDDQDKNEQRRVILEALRRGRAVSTPETPAAAQIAERLGWTYRYAAASSIPAKTSVTELKGLLSMQEQPSYDQLEERKLPGGPDERNERGYRDSLHLQRPKFMEKRGLTPAERGTAYHTVMQHIPLDEPVDRSVLEATLARLVRLAILSREQADAVVLEEVEQFCRSELGHRLLHSAWKTREQPFSYTMPAGEAYRGLDYLDEAAAGLADEQGGGDFAETVLIQGVIDCLFREEGRLILLDYKTDHIPPHGDGLTQLSDKYRFQLELYSKALLDILGEPVSEIWLYFFDGGHAVRL, from the coding sequence GTGAGCACAAGACCTGTACCTGAAACGAAGCCGGAAGGCAGTCTGTGGAGTGATGACCAGTGGCGCGCCATTGCCGAGAGCGGCAGCGATATTCTCGTGGCGGCGGCAGCCGGTTCCGGCAAAACGGCGGTTCTCGTCGAGCGGATTATCCGCAAAATCAGCAATGAGGAAGCGGGCTTCAGCGTGGACAGGCTGCTGGTGGCAACATTCACCAAGGCTGCCGCCTCCGAGATGCGCCAGCGTATCCGGGAAGCGCTGGAGCGTAAGCTGGAGGAGGATAGTGAAGGCGGGAACGAATATCTGCGCCGCCAGCTTGCCCTCTTGGGCAGAGCCTCCATTACCACGCTGCATTCCTTTTGCCTTGAAGTAATCCGCCGGTACTATCAGATGATCCCGATCGATCCCGGCTTCCGTATCCTGAATGAGCATGAGGCCGAGATGATGCGCCAGGAGCTGCTGGAAGAGCTGCTCGAGGAGAAATACGGCGAGGTTGCCGAGGATGGGGAAGATACCTTGTTCGTGCAGCTCGCAGACTGGTTCAGCGGTGAACGGAGTGATGATGCGGTGCATTCGCTGATCCAGCGGCTGCATGATTTTGCGCGCAGTCATCCCTGGCCTGCGCAGTGGCTGAGGGATACCGCAGCCGACTTTGCGCTGCCGGATGCTGAGGCTCTGAGCCATACGCCTTGGGTGCAGAGCATTCTTGCCGAAGCCCAGCTGACGCTGAAGGGGGCGATCAGCCAGCTGGAGCAGGGGCGTGACATTGCGCTTCAGCCCGGCGGTCCGGCGCCTTACGCGGAGAATCTTACTGCTGATCTGGAGATGGCGCAGAGCCTGCTGGACGCGGTGGACTCTCAGCCCTGGGCCGGATTGTATGATATCTTCATGGAGATTTCCTTCGGGAAGCTGAAGCCCTGCAAGAAGGATGCTACTGACCCGTTGCTTCAGGAGAGCGTGAAGGCAATCCGGGATCAGGTGAAGAAGAGCCTATTGGAGCTGCAAAAGTCCCTGTTCGGCCGTCCCGCAGAATCCTTCCTGGGTGAACTTCATACGGCGGCTCCGCTGATGCAGGAGCTGGCGGAGACCGTAATCGCGTTCGGCGAGCGCTACCGGCTGGAGAAGGCGGGCCGGGGGCTGGTGGACTTCAGTGATCTGGAGCATTACTGCCTGCAGATTCTGCGCCATCCGGACTCGCAGCCGGGACATTCACTGCCATCGGATGCGGCGATGGAGTACCGCAGCCAGTTCGATGAAGTGCTGCTGGATGAATATCAGGATACTAACAGTGTGCAAGAGGAGATTGTCCGGCTGATCTCCCGGGAATCCCCCGGGAACCGCTTCATGGTCGGGGATATGAAGCAGAGTATTTACCGGTTCCGCCTGGCGGAGCCGGGACTGTTCCTGGATAAATACCGCAGGTTCAGTAATGAGCCGGGACAGGAGGAACGGGAAGATGGCCTGGTCATTGATCTGGCCCGCAATTTCCGCAGCAGGCTGGAAGTGGTGAATGCGGTGAATATGGTCTTCCGGCAGATCATGGACAGCAATGTCGCGGAAATTAGTTATGACGAGCGGGCAGAGCTGGTGTACGGAGCGAACTTCCCGGGAGCCGCAGAGAAAGGCCCGGATACTTATTTTGCGCCGGAGCTGCTGCTGATCGACAAGGGAGCCTCTCCCCCGGGTCCTGCGGAAGAAGCGGCAGAGAGCGATGAGTTGCCTCTTCTGGAGCTGGAGGCTGCCGAGAGTGAGACTGCGCAGCTGGAAGCACGGGCCATTGCCCGGCGCATCTCGCAGATGACGGGAATGACGGGCGGTGAGCCGCTGCTGATCTATGATAAAGGACTGCGGATCATGCGTCCTGTAGTATACGGCGACATCGTTATTCTGCTGCGTTCGGCCCGGGTATGGACGCCGTTGATGATTGAGGAGCTGCGGGGAGAAGGTATTCCGGCGTACGGGGACCAGAACAAGGGGTATTTTCAGGCTACAGAGGTGGAGATTGCCCTCTCCCTGCTGCAGATTGTCGATAATCCCCGCCAGGACATCCCGCTGGCCGGAGTGCTGCGCTCACCGGTAGTGAATCTACGGGAGGAGGAGCTGGCGAAGGTGCGGCTGTGCAGCAGAGGGACGTTCTATGATGCGCTGGTTGCTGCCTCTGAAGCAGGGGAAGCACTTCGGAACAATCCGCCGGACCTGTTCCGGGAGGCCGCGCTGCTGGCGGGGCAGGATGCCGGTACCGGTGACACAGCCGGAGAGACAGCCGCCGCGTCAGAGCTTACGCCATCGTCCGGAGATGAGAGTGTACAGGAATATATGGCTGTTGGAACCGATGCTTCGGCGGCGCTGCAGGATATTCCGCTTACGCTACAACGTAAGCTTAAGTCCTTCCTGGACAGGCTGGAGAACTGGAGAAATGCGGCCCGGCAAGGAAGCTTAAGCGAGCTGATCTGGAGGATCTACCGTGAGAGCGGGTATCTGGAATGGGTCGGGGGGCTTCCCGGAGGCTTTCAGCGTCAGAACAATCTGAAGGCCCTGTATGACCGGGCTGTTCAATTCGAGAACGAGACCTCGGCCAGAGGGTTATTCCGCTTCCTGGTGTTCATCTCAAGGCTGAGAGAGAACGGCGGCGATCTGGGTGTTGCAGGTGGAGCCAGCGAGGAGGCCGGGGGCGTCAGAATTATGACGATCCACAAGTCCAAGGGTCTGGAGTTCCCTGTTGTCTTCCTGGCAGGTATGGCCAAAATGTTCAACCGTCAGGATCTGCATTCTCCGTTCCTGATGCATAAGGAGCTTGGCTTCGGGCCGCGTTTCGTGGAGCGGGAGACCCGAGTCAGCTACCCCACGCTGCCCTATCTGGCGATTAACCGCCGTTCGCGGCTGGAGCTGCTCGCTGAGGAGATGCGCGTGCTCTATGTCGGACTGACCCGTCCGCGCGACAAAATGATTCTGGTCGGCACGGTCAGGGATCTGCCGCGCACGGTTTCGGGCTGGGCAGCGATGCAGGGCCGCGAAGAGCTGCTGCTGGCGGATCACCTGCTGGCCCGGGGCCGCAGTTATCTGGACTGGGTGGGACCGGCGCTGATCCGCCACCCTGCCGCCGCTATTCTGCGCAAGCTGGCAGGCAGCGAGGGGCCAGTCTCCACGGTGCTGCATGGCGATGAGTCGAACTGGAGCATTACGGTGACTGGTGCAGCGGAGCTTAGCCCGGGCGCTTTTCTTGCCGGGGATGACGATCAGGACAAGAACGAACAACGGCGGGTGATTTTGGAGGCGCTCCGCAGGGGCAGGGCGGTGTCAACACCTGAGACCCCGGCTGCTGCGCAGATTGCGGAGAGACTGGGCTGGACTTACCGGTATGCGGCAGCATCAAGCATCCCTGCTAAGACCTCGGTCACCGAGCTCAAGGGGTTATTGTCGATGCAGGAGCAGCCGTCGTACGACCAGTTGGAGGAGCGGAAGCTCCCGGGTGGACCGGACGAACGGAACGAGCGCGGGTATAGGGACAGCCTGCATCTCCAGCGGCCGAAATTCATGGAAAAGCGGGGACTTACTCCTGCCGAGCGCGGAACGGCTTACCATACGGTGATGCAGCATATTCCCCTGGATGAGCCGGTAGACCGGTCTGTGCTGGAAGCTACGCTTGCGCGTCTTGTAAGGCTTGCTATCCTTAGCAGGGAACAGGCGGACGCGGTGGTGCTGGAGGAAGTCGAGCAGTTCTGTCGGAGTGAGCTGGGCCACAGACTCCTCCACTCTGCATGGAAGACCAGAGAGCAGCCCTTCAGTTACACGATGCCAGCCGGTGAAGCCTATCGGGGGCTTGACTATCTGGATGAAGCGGCTGCCGGACTTGCGGATGAGCAGGGCGGCGGTGATTTTGCGGAGACGGTCCTAATTCAAGGGGTGATCGACTGCCTGTTCCGGGAAGAGGGGCGGCTGATTCTGCTCGATTACAAAACAGATCATATCCCTCCGCACGGAGACGGGCTTACACAGCTGTCGGACAAATACCGTTTCCAGCTGGAGCTGTACAGCAAGGCGCTGCTGGATATTCTGGGCGAGCCGGTCAGCGAGATATGGCTGTACTTTTTCGACGGCGGACATGCGGTGAGGTTGTGA